GATAGCCAGATCGTTGGTCACCTCCCGGGCTCCCACGGGAAGAACGCCGGTGTAATACGGGGCGCCTCCCAGATGAACCAGAAGATCTGTCGTCCCGTTCCCGATATCGATAAAAAGCGTTCCCAGGTCTCTCTCATCTTTAGATAATACGGATGAAGAGGCCCCTATTGATTCAAGAACGATCTCATCGACCTTGTAACCGCTTCTGTTAATGCATTTGATAATGTTTTTCGATGCTGAAACTGTTGAAGTAATGATGTGCACTTCCGCTTCGAGGCGGACCCCTATCATATCAACCGGATTCTTTATCCCCGGCTGATCATCAACAATATATTCCTGGGGGATCACATGGAGGACTTCCCGGTCCATTGGCATAACAATGGCTTTCGCGGCTTCAATAACCCGCTCCACGTCATTGCGGTTGATCTCCCGGCCCTTGCCGGTAACAGCCACCACACCGCGGGAATTGATTCCCTCGATATTCCCTCCGGCGATTCCCGCCAATACGGTTTCCACCGTCCGGCCCGCCTGCTGTTCCGCCATATCGATGGCTTCCTCGACAGCTTTCATGGCCGCTTCTATATTGATGACGACACCGCGCCTCAGTCCTTTCGACTCGGCGGTACCCACGCCGGCGACAGTGAGATCACCCTCTTCATCAAATTCCGCAATAAGAGCGCAGATTTTGCTGGTCCCCATATCAAGGGCCACAATAATATCATCTGAAGTCAATCTACACTTCCTCCCTGAGTCGATAAATGATCTCTTTGGACCTGAAGTCCACTTCTCCGATTTTCTCCGTCAGCTTCTGCTGTTTCAGGACATCGAAGACCATAATTATATTTTTCAGAACATCGCTGTCCAGTTTCCGGCCGGTTCTGGCTTTCAGCGGATAATTATAAAGAAACAATATAAGATCGTATCCCTGCTCTCCCCGCTTTTCCACCCGGATCTCTGAAATCAGATCGTAGAGGGCCTTATCTCCGTCCCTCAGATTCTCCAGATCCTCCAGAAGCGGAAGAAGAGGGACAGGAAATCCATCGCCGAGCTGAACCGATGAGAAGTTGATGCCGGAAATAACCGGAAGATCCCAGTTATCCATATCCTCACCTTTCTCGAAAACGACCCCCTCACCGTCTATGGCTACGGGAACCGATTTTTCATTGATATTCAGAACGGACTGTGCCACCGCTTTTCTTCCGAAAAGGTAAAGCTGAAGCTTATCGGGAAAAATCTTTTCCACTGACGCTTTTCTGATCGGCGGATAATGTTCCAGTCTATCTCTAATATTTTCCGTATCAAGGTTATAGTAATAATGGCCGGTCTCGATCCCGGCGATAGAGCGGATTTCGCTGTCGCTCAATTCAATATCGCTCTCAACTTTTATTTTTTTCAGAACGATATTGGGTACAACAGCGATTTTGAACACAAGCTGTGCCCCCAGAATGACAATCAGAAGGATAATCAGCGTTCTGAGCAGACCTCTGATTCTTTCCCTTTCATTGGAATTCAGTACAATCACGCCTCACCTCCCGACTTATCCGGAGACCTTCTCGAAATATTGAGAAGGAGCCCGAAGATAATAAGAGTGATGAGAGATGTGGAACCGCCCGCCGAAAAAAGAGGCAGCGGTATACCCGTCGCGGGAATAAAGCCGCAGACGACGGCGATATTGGTCATGGCTTGAAAATACACCGCTGAAGTGAGTCCGAAAGCCGCATACTTTTTAAAGTCGTTATCGGCCTTCAAAGCGATGGAGTATCCTTTCCAGGCAAAAAGTCCGAAGAGTATGAAAACAGTCAGAATCCCGATGAATCCCGCTTCCTCACCGATAATCGCGAAGACGAAGTCGGAATGGGCCTGAGGCAGAGCGCCGAGCTTCATTGTGCTCTGCCCCGCTCCTTTGCCCCAGAGACCGCCGGCCTGCAAAGCTTTTCTGGCCGTCAGGACCTGGTATCCGGCTCCGGAAGGATCCGATTCGGGATTCAGCCAGGAGAGAACCCTGTTTATCCTGTAGGGTTTTGATTTCAGCATGATGTAAGCAGCCAGAGATCCGATAGCTCCCATAATCAGAATGAATACGGGACTCATCCCGCCCATGATAAGCATAAGAAATGCCACGGCGAAAATAAGTGCGGCAGAAGAGAAATCATTCTGGGAATAGACCACCAGAGTCGAGACGACAATAACAAGCAGCTGAGGCACGATCGCCTTACTGAGATCCTTCATCCGCCCTTTGTTCTTCTCCAGCATTTTAGCGATGTAGAGAACTAAAGAAAGGCGGATCAGCTCCGACGGCTGAAAAGTTACGCCGCCCAGCTCGAGCCACCGCTTCGCTCCGCCCGACTCAAACCCCAGGCCGGGAACATAAAGGAGCAGGTTTATTCCGATGGAAACAAACATAATGGCCGGAATATAATTCTTGAGAAAATCCAGAGGTATCCGCGAAGCCACAACCGCTCCACCCGTCCCCAGGGACAGCCAGACCAACTGCTTTACGACAAAATAAAAGGGAGAGTCGAAAACGGCTTCTCCGAAATGATAGGATGATGAAAAGAGCGCAGTGAGCCCCATTCCCGACAGCAGGACAATTAATATGAGAAAAACGGCATCAAATGCCGGCTCATTGATTTTCTGAGCAGAAAAACTGTTATTGACCACCTGTCGGCCCTGAATGGAGTACCCGCTCATACCCTACCTTATTTTCAATGTGGACAGGGCGATAATGGCAAACATCCCGCCGACAATCCACAACCTTGTGACAACTTTACCTTCGGCCCAGCCTATGAGCTCGAAGTGATGATGGAGAGGAGCCATCTTGAAAACCCTCTTCCCTGTTCTTTTGAAATGAACCACCTGAATTATGACCGACAGAGTTTCCATAACAAAAACGCCGCCGATTATAATTGTCAGTATTTCTTTTTTCAGCACAAGCGCCAGAGCTCCCATTACGGCTCCCAGAGCCAGACTGCCCGTATCGCCCATAAAAATCTCCGAGGGATGGCAGTTGAACCAGAGAAAACCGACGCTGGCTCCCAGAAGAGCCATGCAGAGGATAACGACCTCGCTCGAACCTTTCAGAAAAGGGATCTGGAGATAATCGGCAAAAACAGCATGCCCGGTCAGATAGGCAATCAGCGTGAATGCGATAGTCGCCATAAGAAAGAGCCCGGTGGCGAGTCCGTCCAGTCCGTCGGTCAGATTTACAGCATTGGAAAAAGACACAATAGTCAATACGCCGAAGGGGATATAAAAATAAGACATATCGAACAGGGGATTTTTCAAAAAGGGAACATAGAGCAGCGTCGTATGATCATTCCGGTTGTAATAGAGCAGAAGAACGACCAGGAGCGCTACGGCGATCTGGCCGAAAAACTTAAAACGGGACTGCAGCCCGTCGGAACTCTTCCGGGAAATCTTCAGATAATCATCAATAAAACCGATTCCTCCGAAACCGACAATAGTAATCAGCAGAACCCAAGTATAAAACTGCGAAAGGTCCTGCCAGAGCAGAACCGAAATGACAACGGAGATAATTATCAGAAGGCCGCCCATAGTCGGCGTTCCCGCTTTGGAAAGATGCGTCTCGGGACCGTCCTGCCGGACTTCCTGCCCGAGCTTCAGCCTGGTCAGCATCTTGATCACAGCCGGACCGAAAAGGAAAGCGATAAGCAAAGCCGTTACAGCGGCATAGGCCGCCCTGAAAGTTGTGTATTGAAAGATATTAAAAAAAGAAAAATATTTTACCAAAGGGTAAAATAAGGCTTTGAACATGTCTTCCTCCCATTTTTTCGCGCCGCATTTTCCCCGGCGGCACTGTTGTTTTTAAATAAGTATCAGGTCAGCAGCGGCGTCAGTCTTTCCAGAGCGACGCCCCTCGATCCCTTAAGCAGAACAAGGTCACCCTTCTTCACATATTCTTTCACAGCGGCTTCCAGCTCTTCGTATTGAATTGTCCAGAACGAATATCCGGGATACCCTGATGTCCGGACGGCCTCGAAAGCCTCTTCCATCTCTTTGCCGAAAAGAAACAGAGCCTCGGCCCCGCTTTCCGCCGCAATTCCCCCGATACGGCGGTGTTCTTCCCTGCTGGCATCTCCCAGCTCGAGCATATCACCGAGAACAGCAACGGAACGGTTTTCCCAGAACCGGAGTAACTTAAGCGACTGTTCCGTCGAATCGGGATTGGCATTGTAGCAATCCCTCAAAACGGTGATATCACCCTTGATCAACTCGCCTCTGCCGAACAGAGGCTTCATGCTGTCGATTCCCCGGGCTATCAGAGCGGAATCAACGCCCATCTCAACAGCTGCAGCAACGGCGGCCCTGACATTGGCCAGATTATGCTCGCCGGGCAGGCTGAAATGGCAGGGGCGGCCTTCTATCTCGAGATCACAGCCTTCGATGGAAAAGCCGGATACAAGTCTTACCGGCCCGGAAACTTCCGGGCCATAAAAAACCACACGCCCCTTGATACCTTCAGCGAGAAAATCACTGTAGGAATCATCAGCAGGTATGATGGCAGTCTGTTTACCGTCAAAGCAGGAGAAAATCTGTTTTTTCGCCTGCGCGATAGCATCCCGGCTGCCCAGCATTCCGATATGAGCCGTGCCGATATTGGTAATGACCGCATAATCGGGTTTGACGATGGACGCGAGAAGATCCATTTCACCTTCCCGGTTCATCCCCATTTCAAAGACAGCGATTTCATGCCTCTCCTCCACCCGGAAAACCGATAAAGGCAGTCCGATGTCGGAATTGAGGTTCCCCTCATTCACCACAGTCTCCGCAAATTCAGAGAGTATAGCTCCCAGTATCTCTTTCGTCGTCGTTTTCCCGTTGCTGCCCGTAATCCCCACGACAGTCAAATCGGGAAAAAGACTCATGTGATACACAGCAAGCTGCTGCATAGCCTCCAGAGTCCCCGCAACCGGCAGAAAAGCCATGTCCCTTTGGCTGACAAGCTCCTCCACCAGACCGCGGTTCTCCGAATACCACTTATGATCCACCAGAGAGAGTTTCGTACCGGCGCCGGCAATATCTTTTAAATACAGATGGCCGTCGGTGCGCTCTCCCTTCAGCGGAACAAATAAAGTGCCCCTCCCGCACTTTCTGGAATCAATTTGTACATTCTCCACCCCTTCTACGGGGGATCCTACCCAGGATTGCCCCAGGACCTCGCTGATCTTTTCAGCTGTAAATAATATTCTGTCCACTAAGGACGCTCCTCCGGAAGTTCGATCCGGATTATATCTGTCGGGTCCTGTTTCTCCAATCCCAATTCATCCTTTGCTATTTCATCTATTCTTCCGGGCGAACTCAAAACAGCCGTCCCGGCGATTAATCTTTTATTCTGCTCGAGAAGCCGTTTCTGCTCCATTTCCAGGGCCGCGACTTCATCCACTATCCGGTTATACCGGAAGGACTGCCAGACATTGAGAAAGAGCATACCCACAGCCAGCACAACAGCAGCCATAGCCGTGATAAAGTGAAGCCTTTTCACTGAACACCTCTCCTCTCACCGACTTCACGCAGCTTCTCAACGACCCTTAACTTGGCACTTCTCGACGGAGCGTTCATCCTGATCTCTTCCTCGGTCGGAACAACAGGTTTGCGCGTCAACACATCGACAACCGGTTTTCCGCCGCACTCGCACCGGGGCAGTTCGGGCGGACAAACACATTTCTTTCCCATTTCCCTGAAAAAAAGCTTAACAGCTCTGTCTTCAAGAGAATGAAAAGTAATGATCCCCAGCCTTCCGCCGACCTTAAGAACATCCAGAGCTTCCATCATCACATCAGCAAGCCTGTCCAGTTCGGAATTTACGGCGATTCTGATCGCCTGAAAAGTTCTGGTCGCCGGATGGATTCTTCCGTGCCGATATGAAGAGGGAACGGCACCCTTGATCAACTCCGCCAGCTGCAGCGAAGAAGTTATACGATTCTGTTTCCTCTCCCGGCAGATAGCGGCGGCAATTCTTCGGGACAAGCGCTCTTCACCGAGTTCATAAATCAGATCAGCCAGCTCTTTCTCATCAAAATCATTGACAACGTCTTCAGCCGACAGCCCCGCTTCACGGTTCAGCCTCATATCCAGCTTCTCATCGCGGGAAAAAGAAAACCCGGCGCCGCTTTTCTCATAGTGAAAAACGGAAATACCCAGATCGAGAAGGATCCGGTCCGGTTTTTCCTCTTCGGGATATTCCCGAAAATATTCATTAAACCATGTGTGCCTGAAACCGACCCGATCTCCGAAAGGTTCCAGTCTTTTCATAGCTATCTGCTGTATCTCACGGTCCGCATCCAGACCGATAACCTTCAAATCATCAAAGCGGGAAAGGAACATCTCAGAGTGTCCACCCTCTCCCATGGTTCCATCTATAAAAAGCTGGCCGGGTTTATCGGGCTTCAGATAATCACAGACTTCCTCTTTCAGAACCGAATAATGAACAATATCCATAATCAGCCCAAATCCCCGAGGCTGCCCAGCTCTTCCCAGGCATCCTTGATATCAAGCTCGCATTTCTCTTCAAATTCGAGATAAAGTTCCTCATCCCAGATCTCCACATGATCATCGAGACCGATGAAGATGCAATCCCGCACCAGACCAGCCGATTTCTGCAGCGATGACGGTATATTTATCCGACCGTTCTTATCGACAGCCAGGTCGGTTGCCGGAGCCAGAAGGCGTCTTTGAATCATTTGGGAACGGGCACGGAACAGAGAGGAATTTTCCAGTAAAATCTTTGAGACTTTACTCCACTCTTCTCCGGGAAAAAGCCAGAGACATTTATCGACTCCGCGGGTTAAAACCAAAGAGCACCCTCCCAGCTGTTCTCTCAGCTTCGAAGGCAACAGGATTCTCCCTTTTTCATCCAGAGTACTGTTAAATTGTCCACTTAAACCACTAATTTCCACAAATACCTACAATTTACCACTTTATCCCACTAATATTACCATATTAAGATTCGTAAATTCCATTGTCAACAATGAAAAGAGATTCTAAGAAGCCATTATGAAAATTCGAGCGAATACACTATACGCATGTATGCCTTAATTGTGAGATTAGTGAAATTTTCCACAGTGAAGTAAAAAAAAGACTTAAGTGCCGGAAAAAAAGCAAAAAAAAAGCGGGCCGGGCCCGCTTTCTATAAATATTCCTTCCCGAACATCCGGTAATTGATTCCGGGGAAAAGATTGTTCCGCTTTTCCAGCTTGGTCAACCATTCGGTTTTAACCACATTCCTGCAAAGAGAATCATATATAAAATTAAAGTTATGAATATGGGTTTTCACCCGTTTCACAGCATAGGGAACTGTTGTTCCGGTCTTCATTATAAAAGGCCAGTCAGAAGCCTGAGAGAGAAGGACCTCTCTCGCTGCCTGATTCAGCGCTCTCTCTTTCAATCCGGATTCATCGGGGTAACGCTCAACAAGCTCCATCATCCTTTCGATAACTTTATGAAGATGCCGGTAGATCCAGTCATTAGATCCGTCAATCCACACCTGGCCGTATCCTTTATCGCCCCAACTGGAAAAAGCCGGCGTGGCTTTCTGATTGTGAGGATACATTTCAAGATAATCGAGAGGTGTAGCTGCCACGAGTTCTGTTTTTGCAATCCCCCTGAAAACCTCTTCGATAAAGCGGGGGCCTTCAAACCACCAGTGCCCGAAAAGTTCGGCGTCATAGGGACAGAGGATTACAGGTTTGCGATCCATCAGCCCGGACAGGACTTCGACCTGCTCGACCCGTTTCTGTACAAAATCACCGGCATCGGCTAGAACCTGTTTCTCAGCTACGGAGATATCGTAGAATTTCTTGTTGCCAAGATCTTCCTTGTCAGTAATAGCATAATATTTAAAACCTGTATTTACACGGTTTCCAGCGTTCGTATAGGGATCGATGTAATCCCTCGGCCGGTCAAAACCGATGTCTCTATAAAAATCTCTGTAAACTTCATTCCCGGGATAGCCGTCTTCAGTACTCCAGACAGCCCGTGAAGAGGCTTTATCCCTGCCGAAGACATGTACACCGTTGGGACAACTCAGAGGTCCGTAGACGCCGTACTCCGGTCTATCGTCAGCATAGAGGATTCCATGGGAAGATGAGACGAAATATCTCAGGCCGAACGGCTTGATAAACTCTTCCAAACCGGGAAAATAACCGCACTCCGGAAGCCAGAGCCCATCAGGCATGACGCCGAAGATTCTGTCGTGCGATTCAACCGCAGTAAGAATCTGGGCTTTTATCATCTCGGGATATTCACGGAAACAGGGCAAAAAGGCATGGGTTGCTGTTGTCGTCATCAACTCCAGGTTGCCTTTCTTATGAAAATAGGAAAACTCCCTTATCAGATTTCTGTCATATACCTCTGTATAATCTTTCAGATTTCTGGCGAAAAGCTCTCTGTACATCAGAGCCAGTTCATGTGATTCCGGTTCATTGGTCTTTGTAAACTCTACTTCCTTTTCCGCCAGTTCAAGCATTTTATTCAAATGGGCGATGTAACGCTCCTGAAGAAAATCATCTTTGAGCATAGAAGCCAGGGTGGGTGAAATCGACATGACCATTCGAAAGGGAACGGAATCTTTTTCAAGAGAACGAAATACTCTCAGCAGAGGCAGATAGGTTTCGGACAGAGCCTCAAACAGCCAGCTTTCTTCAAGAAAACTTTCGTATTCGGGGTGTCTTACAAAGGGCAGATGAGCATGGAGAACCATGGAAATCAAACCTTTTTTATCTGTATAACTATCGATCATTAATAATCCTCTTCAGAGATTTCAGCATCTAAAGGTAAAATTCGCTGAGGTATTTTTATATAGGATGCCACAGGAACTGCAGCTCCGAATTCCGAAGAAAAACCTGATAGCCTCACAAGCTCATCGCTGTTGTTCATTTCGGCATTCCTGGAAGGAAGGATATAATTCCGGGAAGTCTCAATAAAATTGGACCGTATTATAAGCTTCTCCTCTTCATTGTGAATGGAAAAAAGCTCGATTGTATAAAAGGAATCCTCCGTGGGGAATTTGATATATCGCCGTCTGTCGGTAAGATTGACGGGAATATCAAAGTAATCGAGGATATCATCTTTGGAGTAAACAGCTTCGGGGAGTTCCACCATTCTCAGAAAAAGACCTTGAAATGAAGGGTCATTCTCCAGTTCCTTGACAGTATCGAATTTCAAATCCCAATACACAAAACCCCAAGTCGGTTCTCTCAGCATAAGCATTATCTTGGTTTCATTGTATCGTTCAGGCAGATTGATCTCCTCAGCGGAGCTGAAGTCGAATTCTTCATCAAGTGACACATTGTATTTAGTGGCTTCAATTCTTACTGCAAGATTATTCAGCCTTTCTCTATCCAGCCTCTCCTCTTCGAGCGAATCGAGAACAAGAGCGATTAACTCTTCTTTTTCTATTCCCTCGTCGTAAGCCAGATGGTCTCTTTCTGCGATTTCCAGAAGTGATTTATAAGAAAGCGACTGCAAACGTTCTTTCGTCATACAGACCTCAACAAACTCAGTTTAACTTTATTCAATATGTTATCCTAGTTAAAATCAGGGGTATGAGTCAAGGGGGTAGACAGACCGCCGCTTCATTGAAAAAAGAAGATGTTCATCTTTTTTGTGATGAAATTATCATTACATCTCCAAAATTCAGTTTCTTAGCGAGATAATCGAGAATGGATTTTAATAATACAGGACCATAGCCTCTTCCGAGCCCGCCCCAGGTTTTAACTGTCTCGACTGTAAATGACTTTTCTCTTAAAAGTCCGGAGAGTGTTTTAACAGAAAAAAGGAACATATGATCTGCAATAGCGGAACGCCACTTAGATTTGAACAGACGGGCCTGTAAGCCCGACGCATTGGGTGTCGTGCAAATAAACCGCCCTCCCGGTTTGAGAATACGGAACACTTCATCGAGAAACGCCGAGGGGTCGTTAAGGTGTTCAATCAAATGAGAACAATGAACGACATCAAAAGAATTGTCCTCGAATGAAGCCTGTTCGACTGTGCCGCTGAAAATTTCTATATTTCTTTCCCGCGATCCCCATTCTGCGGCAGGACCGCACAGCTCGACACCACGGGAAATCCATCCCCGATCCTGAAAATGCCGAACAAGAACTCCTGTCGCACAGCCAATATCGAGAAAACTCATACTATCTTTGCGATCTGAATAGAGAGAATCAAAACCTATATCAGACAATCCTTTCAGCATGAGTTCAAAAAATATCTGATCATTTTCCTGTTCATACCGGAAATATTCTTCATCATATCTTTTATCGAGAGCTTCGAATAATGGCTGTGGATTCTGCATTAACAAACCGCAGGAAAGGCATTGTTTAAAAGAAAAGCCGTCACAATCCCACAGGCTATCAAATTTCGCGCCTCCGCAAACAGGACAGAGAATCTCTGCGGATTTTTCATTATTTTCAGGAACTATGGAAAATGTTTTCATCAATCTATATTCAGCTGGAAAGTACTGATACTGTTATTACCGCTAATATCCGAAGCGCTAATCTCGAGAAAGGCGACTCCGCTACTGAGATATATCTCTCCCAGATATAGGGAACCATCGCTGTAAAGGTCATTAAACGAAACAGGATTGCCACCTCTGAGCACCAGCTTTCCGTTCTCCTCTTTCAGTGTGTCAAACTTGATCTGATTTATTTCATTACCCAGATAAAACATGGTGATGCTGTAGGGAACGGTATCGATATTCCGGGAAGAATTTCCATCGGAATCGAGAACGTCAACATAGACCTGCACTCTTCCGGCGTTAAGCCTGTTGCTCTTACTGAGAAGGATAAGGCTATTATCGGACTTCAATGTGACGGTTTCAATACGCGGGGGAGCGGAATCTCCTGACGGCGGAAGTATTATCTGAGGATTGACATACTGATTCATTTCAGAATCGTATACCATAAAAAACAGGTTTTTCTCATCGGTACGACCGGAATCGCCGACAAGACCGAGTTGGTCTCTTTCTTCCAGAAAAACTTTCTGCTCTCCGAAAAAAGGTTTGAGATGTCCGTAAATCGACCTGAAACCGTTTTCATGATGCAGAACCTTCACATTTCCCAGAACAGGAGCCTGCTGATCCTCTTCATTGCCATAATAGATCAGCTCTCCCTTAAGAAAAGGAGAGACGATACTGCCCGGACCGGAGATACGAATTCCCTTCAGGAACGAATCGCTGCTGTTTTCACCGAATGAAGCCGTTAAAAACCCTCCAGCTATTGGCCATTGATATGCAAAAAGAGACGAAGCTGCAAGAAATAGAAGAACAGACAATACTTTTCGCATCAGAGATTCTCCATCTTCAGGAACATCAATTTCGAATTAAAACCGATATAATAATTGTCACCTTCTTTGCGGAAATAAAAATCCTCTCCCGGTATATCCCGCTCCAGCAAACTGCGATTTGTCGGAGTCAAAACCCGTAAAGCAGCGTAATTTTCCTCTTTCAGCATCATAGAAAAGAATCCCGATTCCTCATCAACGAAAATATTCTCGAGTCTTCCGGATCCACCGATGGTTTTAAGCTCCTGGGACATGACATTATAGACATTAATCCCCTGGGGATTCTCAAAAAAGACCTTGCTGCTGTCAGAAGAAAAAAACATATCAACAGTTCGTCTGTACTGAAAGTTCAACTCGAAATGATGAACCGGTTTATACTCATTTTTCCTCTTTTCCAGAATGACAAATCTCTGAGGATCAAGACCGGAAATCAACGCAATAGTCTGACCGTCCGGAGATACTGCGACCGAATAAACGGCTTCAATCCTGCTTCCTCCGGGGCGGTAATTTAAAACAGTTTCTCCCGAATCGGAAATCAATTCGCATGATCCGTCCAGAAAACCGATGAGAACCAGATCATCTATAATCGAAAGAGATGTGACAAAAGAAAGAATTTCCTTTTTCCAGAACTGGTTACCATCCAGATCAAAAAGGCTGATATAATCCT
Above is a window of Spirochaeta isovalerica DNA encoding:
- a CDS encoding class I SAM-dependent methyltransferase, encoding MKTFSIVPENNEKSAEILCPVCGGAKFDSLWDCDGFSFKQCLSCGLLMQNPQPLFEALDKRYDEEYFRYEQENDQIFFELMLKGLSDIGFDSLYSDRKDSMSFLDIGCATGVLVRHFQDRGWISRGVELCGPAAEWGSRERNIEIFSGTVEQASFEDNSFDVVHCSHLIEHLNDPSAFLDEVFRILKPGGRFICTTPNASGLQARLFKSKWRSAIADHMFLFSVKTLSGLLREKSFTVETVKTWGGLGRGYGPVLLKSILDYLAKKLNFGDVMIISSQKR
- a CDS encoding peptidoglycan DD-metalloendopeptidase family protein, producing MRKVLSVLLFLAASSLFAYQWPIAGGFLTASFGENSSDSFLKGIRISGPGSIVSPFLKGELIYYGNEEDQQAPVLGNVKVLHHENGFRSIYGHLKPFFGEQKVFLEERDQLGLVGDSGRTDEKNLFFMVYDSEMNQYVNPQIILPPSGDSAPPRIETVTLKSDNSLILLSKSNRLNAGRVQVYVDVLDSDGNSSRNIDTVPYSITMFYLGNEINQIKFDTLKEENGKLVLRGGNPVSFNDLYSDGSLYLGEIYLSSGVAFLEISASDISGNNSISTFQLNID